One Oncorhynchus nerka isolate Pitt River linkage group LG5, Oner_Uvic_2.0, whole genome shotgun sequence genomic window carries:
- the LOC115121000 gene encoding protocadherin beta-16-like, translating to MSLFHVEGKMSDRTMTRQVLLFISVLSLSSVHGQVSYSIPEEMVKGSLVGNIAQDLGLDIKRLISGKARIYTGDSAEYIELNKERGVLLIKDRIDREALCEQTTPCALHFQIILENPMEFYSITVEITDINDNPPTFEKNEIKFKISESAVNGAKFVLERAIDLDVGINGLQSYTLKPTDNFALKLVNQADGNKKVEMVLQKPLDREKHEDVTLVLTAVDGGEPRMSGTMQILITVLDVNDNAPIFTQEFYKATVTENDPKGTVISSVSASDADHGSNGKITYSITNTLDYVRGLIEVNEDNGEIRLIGNIDYEKTRNFQINLRASDDGGLTDSCKVVVEVVDTNDNKPNINIMSKSNVISEDAKIDTVLTMINVQDPDSGENGKVQCSINENIPFAMKSSSNNFFSLVTDSDLDRERASEYNITVTCSDEGLPSLSSSVTLTLQISDVNDNAPVFERSSYEAYIIENNTPGLSIFTVKARDADWNQNARVSYILEDSSVNGVPVSSYVSVSADSGVIHSVRSFDYEQIKDFQFRVKAQDGGSPPLSSNVTVKIMIQDQNDNAPQVLYPVQTSSSLVAEMVPRSADVGYLVTKVVAVDVDSGQNAWLSYELQKATDRALFEVGLQNGEIRTIRQVNDKDVVKQRLTVVVEDNGQPSRSATVNVNVAVADSFPEVLSEFTDFTHDKEYNDKLTFYLVLALAVVSFLFITCLVVIISVKIFRWRQSRVLYHSNLPVIPYYPPRYADTLGTGTLQHVYNYEVCRTTDSRKSDCKFVRPCSQNVLIMDPSSTGTMQRMQSENNILDEPDSPLEVCYI from the coding sequence ATGTCCTTGTTTCATGTTGAAGGGAAAATGTCTGACAGAACAATGACACGGCAAGTACTGTTGTTTATCTCGGTCCTCTCTCTCAGTTCAGTACACGGGCAGGTCAGTTACTCCATTCCCGAGGAAATGGTGAAAGGCTCTTTAGTCGGTAACATAGCGCAGGATCTGGGTTTAGATATCAAAAGACTGATATCAGGTAAAGCTCGTATTTATACTGGAGACAGCGCAGAGTACATCGAGCTGAATAAAGAAAGGGGAGTTCTCCTCATCAAAGACAGAATAGACCGTGAAGCGCTTTGTGAACAGACGACGCCTTGCGCTTTACATTTTCAGATTATTCTAGAGAACCCGATGGAATTTTATAGTATTACGGTTGAAATTACAGATATTAATGATAACCCTCCAACCTTTGAAAAAAACGAAATCAAATTCAAAATCAGTGAGTCTGCAGTCAATGGAGCAAAATTCGTGTTAGAGAGAGCAATAGATCTTGACGTCGGTATCAATGGCCTCCAAAGCTATACGTTGAAACCAACTGATAATTTCGCTCTGAAATTGGTTAATCAAGCAGATGGGAATAAGAAGGTTGAGATGGTTTTGCAGAAACCTCTAGATCGAGAGAAGCATGAGGATGTTACTTTAGTGTTGACAGCTGTGGATGGTGGGGAGCCGCGTATGTCAGGGACAATGCAGATACTCATCACCGTACTAGACGTCAATGATAATGCGCCAATTTTTACTCAGGAGTTTTACAAAGCAACTGTAACTGAGAATGACCCAAAAGGTACAGTTATATCTTCAGTCAGCGCATCAGATGCAGATCATGGCTCAAACGGTAAAATTACGTATTCAATTACAAACACGTTAGATTATGTTCGTGGACTTATTGAAGTAAACGAGGACAACGGTGAGATTAGATTGATTGGAAATATTGATTATGAAAAGACACGGAATTTTCAGATCAATTTAAGGGCAAGTGATGACGGAGGACTTACAGATTCATGCAAAGTGGTAGTTGAAGTAGTTGACACCAATGATAATAAACCTAATATTAACATTATGTCTAAATCAAACGTGATCTCCGAAGATGCCAAAATCGATACAGTCTTAACGATGATCAATGTGCAAGACCCAGACTCTGGTGAAAATGGGAAAGTCCAATGTTCCATCAATGAAAACATTCCATTTGCGATGAAATCCTCGTCGAATAATTTCTTTAGTTTAGTAACTGACAGTGACTTGGATCGAGAGAGAGCCTCCGAGTATAACATCACTGTGACGTGCTCTGATGAGGGACTGCCCTCGCTCTCCAGCAGCGTCACTCTCACCTTACAGATATCAGATGTGAATGACAACGCGCCTGTCTTTGAGAGGAGCTCATATGAGGCCTATATTATAGAAAACAACACACCGGGCCTCTCTATATTCACAGTGAAAGCCAGAGACGCTGACTGGAACCAGAATGCCCGTGTTTCTTACATACTGGAGGACTCCTCGGTTAACGGAGTGCCCGTCTCCTCATATGTGTCCGTTAGTGCTGATAGTGGAGTCATCCATTCAGTGCGCTCTTTTGACTACGAGCAGATCAAGGATTTCCAGTTCCGCGTAAAAGCGCAGGATGgaggctctcctcctctcagtagcaATGTGACTGTGAAAATAATGATCCAGGACCAGAATGACAACGCGCCTCAGGTTCTGTATCCAGTCCAGACGAGCAGCTCTCTGGTGGCTGAAATGGTGCCTCGTTCAGCAGATGTGGGATATCTTGTCACTAAAGTGGTGGCTGTTGATGTGGACTCTGGACAGAATGCCTGGCTCTCGTATGAACTGCAGAAAGCGACAGACAGGGCGCTGTTTGAAGTGGGTTTACAGAATGGAGAAATAAGAACTATTCGCCAAGTCAATGATAAAGATGTTGTGAAACAAAGGCTCACTGTTGTGGTGGAGGACAACGGGCAGCCCTCTCGTTCAGCTACAGTCAATGTTAACGTGGCGGTGGCGGACAGCTTCCCTGAAGTGCTCTCGGAGTTCACTGACTTTACGCACGACAAGGAGTACAATGACAAGCTGACTTTTTACTTAGTCTTGGCTTTGGCTGTAGTCTCATTTCTGTTCATCACATGTTTAGTGGTTATTATATCAGTGAAAATATTCAGATGGAGACAGTCTCGCGTCCTCTATCATTCCAATCTCCCGGTTATTCCGTACTATCCACCGCGTTACGCAGACACTTTGGGGACAGGAACTCTACAGCACGTATACAATTACGAGGTGTGCAGGACAACTGACTCCAGAAAGAGTGACTGTAAGTTCGTCAGACCCTGTAGTCAGAACGTTCTGATAATGGACCCCAGTTCTACAGGGACGATGCAGCGGATGCAGAGTGAAAATAACATCCTGGATGAACCAGACTCCCCACTAGAGGTCTGTTATATTTGA
- the LOC115121001 gene encoding protocadherin beta-16-like, with protein sequence MSDGTMTRQVLLFISVLSLSSVHGQVSYSIPEEMAKGSLVGNIAQDLGLDIKRLKSGKARIYTGDSAEYIELNIERGVLLIKEIIDREALCGPTTPCALHFQIILENPMEFYTATVEITDVNDNSPIFERSEMKYEISESALTGAKFVLERAVDDDVGVNGLQSYSLKPTDNFVLKTLTRSDGVKNVEMVLQTPLDREKQEQISLLLTAVDGGEPQLSGTMQILITVLDANDNAPVCSQAEYKASVSENVSKGTVLTTISATDADQGSNGIITYSISKSGASHLFEIDHVYGVVKLNGHIDYEKRKHYEIDVQATDQGGHSDACKLIIEVIDTNDNKPSINIMSKTSAISENAQPGTVVTMMNIQDPDSGDNGRVQCSIDENIPFSMKSTSNNFFTVVTDSDLDRERASGYNISVTCSDEGVPSLSSSVTLTLQISDVNDNAPVFERSSYEAYMIENNTPGLSIFTVKARDADWNQNARVSYILEDSSVNGVPVSSYVSVSADSGVIHAVRSFDYEQIKDFQFRVKAQDGGSPPLSSNVTVNIMIQDQNDNTPQVLYPVQTSSSLVAEMVPRSADVGYLVTKVVAVDVDSGQNAWLSYKLQKATDRALFEVGLQNGEIRTIRQVNDKDVVKQRLTVVVEDNGQPSRSATVNVNVAVADSFPEVLSEFTDFTHDKEYNDKLTFYLVLALAVVSFLFITCLVVILSLKIYRWRQSRVLYHSNLPVIPYYPPRYADTLGTGTLQHVYNYEVCRTTDSRKSDCKFVRPCSQNVLIMDPSSTGTMQRMQSENNILDEPDSPAEVCYI encoded by the coding sequence ATGTCGGACGGAACAATGACACGGCAAGTACTGTTGTTTATCTCGGTCCTCTCTCTCAGTTCAGTACACGGGCAGGTCAGTTACTCCATTCCTGAGGAAATGGCGAAAGGCTCTTTAGTTGGTAACATAGCGCAGGATTTGGGTTTAGATATTAAAAGACTCAAATCAGGTAAAGCTCGTATTTATACTGGAGACAGCGCAGAGTACATCGAGCTGAATATAGAAAGGGGAGTTCTCCTCATCAAAGAGATAATAGACCGTGAAGCGCTTTGCGGACCGACGACGCCTTGCGCTTTACATTTTCAGATTATTTTAGAGAACCCGATGGAATTTTATACAGCTACAGTTGAGATAACCGATGTCAATGACAATTCACCTATTTTTGAGAGGAGTGAAATGAAATATGAAATTAGTGAATCGGCGCTAACGGGAGCTAAATTTGTATTGGAAAGAGCAGTTGATGACGACGTTGGCGTTAATGGCCTTCAGAGCTACTCTCTGAAACCCACTGATAATTTCGTATTGAAAACACTAACTCGTTCAGATGGTGTTAAAAATGTAGAGATGGTATTACAGACACCTCTAGACCGAGAGAAACAGGAGCAGATATCTCTGTTGTTGACAGCTGTAGATGGAGGAGAGCCTCAGCTATCAGGAACGATGCAGATACTCATCACTGTACTAGACGCCAATGATAATGCGCCTGTATGTTCTCAGGCAGAGTATAAAGCTAGTGTATCAGAAAACGTATCAAAAGGCACTGTTTTAACAACAATCAGTGCAACTGATGCCGATCAAGGTTCCAACGGAATAATTACGTATTCTATTTCAAAATCGGGAGCGTCCCATCTATTTGAAATTGATCATGTTTACGGTGTGGTAAAATTAAATGGACATATTGACTATGAAAAACGTAAACATTATGAGATAGACGTTCAGGCTACAGATCAGGGAGGTCACTCTGACGCGTGTAAATTAATTATTGAGGTTATAGATACAAATGACAACAAACCATCAATCAATATCATGTCAAAGACGAGTGCCATATCTGAGAACGCCCAACCTGGTACTGTCGTAACTATGATGAATATTCAAGACCCAGATTCTGGTGATAATGGCAGAGTACAGTGCTCTATTGACGAAAACATCCCGTTTTCAATGAAATCAACATCGAATAATTTCTttactgtagtaacagacagtgaCTTGGACCGAGAGAGAGCCTCTGGGTATAACATCAGTGTGACGTGCTCTGATGAGGGAGTTCCCTCGCTCTCCAGCAGCGTCACTCTCACCTTACAGATATCAGATGTGAATGACAACGCGCCCGTCTTTGAGAGGAGCTCATATGAGGCCTACATGATAGAAAACAACACACCGGGGCTCTCTATATTCACAGTGAAAGCCAGAGACGCTGACTGGAACCAGAATGCCCGTGTTTCTTACATACTGGAGGACTCCTCGGTTAACGGAGTGCCCGTCTCCTCATATGTGTCCGTTAGTGCTGATAGTGGAGTCATCCATGCAGTGCGCTCTTTTGACTACGAGCAGATCAAGGATTTCCAGTTCCGTGTAAAAGCGCAGGATGGAGGCTCTCCTCCTCTTAGTAGCAATGTGACTGTGAACATAATGATCCAGGACCAGAATGACAACACGCCGCAGGTTCTGTATCCAGTCCAGACTAGCAGCTCTCTGGTGGCTGAAATGGTGCCTCGTTCAGCAGATGTGGGCTATCTTGTCACTAAAGTGGTGGCTGTTGATGTGGACTCTGGACAGAATGCTTGGCTCTCGTATAAACTGCAGAAAGCGACAGACAGGGCGCTGTTTGAAGTGGGTTTACAGAATGGAGAAATAAGAACTATTCGCCAAGTCAATGATAAAGATGTTGTGAAACAAAGGCTCACTGTTGTAGTGGAGGACAACGGGCAGCCTTCTCGTTCAGCTACAGTCAATGTTAACGTGGCGGTGGCGGACAGCTTCCCTGAAGTGCTCTCGGAGTTCACTGACTTTACGCACGACAAGGAGTACAATGACAAGCTGACTTTTTACTTAGTCTTGGCTTTGGCTGTAGTCTCATTTCTGTTCATCACATGTTTAGTGGTTATTTTATCATTGAAAATATACAGATGGAGACAGTCTCGCGTCCTCTATCATTCCAATCTCCCGGTTATTCCGTATTATCCACCGCGTTACGCAGACACTTTGGGGACAGGAACTCTACAGCACGTGTACAATTACGAGGTGTGCAGGACGACTGACTCCAGAAAGAGTGACTGTAAGTTCGTCAGACCCTGTAGTCAGAACGTACTGATAATGGACCCCAGTTCTACAGGGACGATGCAGCGGATGCAGAGTGAAAATAACATCCTGGATGAACCAGACTCACCAGCAGAGGTCTGTTATATTTAA